CTTCAAGTTCACGCATGTCACCTACTGGAGTAGAAGTACCATGAGTGTTGATATAATCAACCGGCGTATCGACATCGGCTAATGCCATCTGCATACAACGCACCGCACCTTCGCCAGACGGAGCAACCATGTCGTAGCCATCAGATGTTGCGCCATAGCCAATAATTTCAGCATAAATCTTCGCACCACGTGCTAATGCATGCTCTAATTCTTCAACAACAACAATCCCGCCGCCGCCAGAAATAACAAAACCATCACGGTCAGCATCATAAGTACGAGACGCTTTTTCTGGGGTATCATTATATTTAGTTGATAATGCACCCATAGCGTCAAAGCCCATGGTTAATGTCCAATCAACTTCTTCAGCACCACCAGCAAACACCATATCTTGCTTACCCATCTGGATAAGTTCAACAGCATGGCCAATACAATGGGCCGAAGTGGCACAAGCTGAACTGATTGAATAGCTCATACCTTTAATTTTAAACGGTGTCGCCAAGCAAGCACTTGCGGTACTAGACATAATACGAGGTACTATATAAGGTCCTACACGCTTAACACCTTTTTCACGCAGCGTATCAGCAGCCTGAACTTGGTTTTTTGACGATGCGCCACCCGTACCAGCAATCAGACCGACACGGAAATTAGAATACTGTTCTTCTGTTAAATTAGCATCAGCAATCGCTTCCTGCATAGCTATGTAAGCATATGCAGCAGCATCGCCCATAAAGCGAAACGCTTTACGATCGATATGATCAGCTGGGTTCATTTTAATGTCGCCCCAAACTTTGCTGCGTAATTGCATTTCTTCAAACTGTGCCGAGTGAGTAATACCGCTACGACCCGCTTTCAATGACTCTGTCACTTCTTGCTTGTTATTGCCGATACTTGAAACAACACCCATTCCGGTGATCACGACTCTTTTCATTTTTATACTATCCATTTGGTACATGTCGGTACTTAATTGTGGCAATCATAGCTGCTTTAACGCAATTAAGTGGTCAGCTTTCCATAAACGCAGGTAAAATAATGCCAACTTATCGGCTCTGAGTAAAATATTTTGAATAAAACTACTTTGTTATCTACATCTAACAACTTACACACATTACTAATCTGTGAATTGTTAGGCGACAACGTCAATCAAAACAGTCGATATTCACAACAAGTTAACCATATCAGTACTGTATTGCAAACCAGTGACTATGATGCAAAATCTAACCGCAATCAGCGTGAATTATTAACGCTAGGTCAATTTGGTTTTGGTAATGGTCATGAAATCATACTGCTATTAGCAGCCTTACAACAGGTAAACCTGCAAAACGACTTAAAACAGGTCCATAAACGAGTTCATATTAGTGTATTTGAACCCATCGCCATAAACCGCAAGCAACTTGAACATCAATGGCAACAACAAGGGCTACTAAATACACATCATCCATTATGCCCTTTTGCTCAAGCTTTGCTCGACTGTGAAATAGCTGCAATCGAAGGTTGCCAACGCCTAAGTCTCCTGCAAAGCCAAGTGACGATTGACCTTTATCAAGGTTGGCCACTGGAGCAAGTTAAGACTATCGCCACGCCGAATAAACAAAGGATAACACATTGGTTTGCCCTACCCCATACGAGCCTAGAGACTCATTCGGATCATTATTTTAATCAGCAACTGCTTTGGCAATGTGGTCGCATTAGTACTGATAATGCAACATTTTTTGCCAGTACAAGTCATGACGATGTTGCGCTATCCATTAATGAGCAATTATCAGGTTGCGGTTTTTTAACTGCCACATCATCGCAAGAAAATGATGACATTGCTATCGCAGAACGTCAGGCACTGAGACATCAAACCCGCCAACAATTTGCTTATAACCCCATGCCTCCTTTACCTTCTAGCGACGGCAGTCCTGTCGCTATTATAGGTGGCGGCATTGCTTCAGCAAGCCTTGCCCTATCTTTAGCTGAACGCGGTAAAGACGTGGTCATTTATTGCAAAGACGACACACTAGGACAAGGCGCCTCGGGCAACAAACAAGGCGCTATTTATCCGTTATTGACACCAGAAAATGGCCCACTAAGTCAGTTTTTTCAACAAGCCTTTCTATACAGCCGACGAAGAATTCAGGCTTTAGCGGATAATGGATTTAATATTAGTCATGACTGGTGTGGTGTTTTGCACACAGGCTTTGATCAGCGCAGCCAAACAAGATTAGATAAAATCATTGATGGTCAAGCATGGCCAACTGAAATTGCTTTTAAGGTAAACCCGAGCCAAGCGACACAACTAGCCAAAGTGGATATCGATAAGTCGGGCTTTTATTATCCATTAGGTGGCTGGGCCTGCCCGTTTGAATTCGCACAAGCTAGCATTATCAAAGCACAATCATTAGCCAAGGTTCACGTTATCTATAATAGTGACATTAGCTCACTGGAATCACATCCATCTGGCTGGCAACTGCTTAGTGGCGAAAATAACACCCTTATAGCAAGGCACGACCAGGTCGTCATTGCATCAGGTGCTGAGCTGACTCGCTACAAGCAAACAAAACAGCTACAAATCACCGGTTTTAGAGGCCAGG
The Shewanella vesiculosa DNA segment above includes these coding regions:
- the fabB gene encoding beta-ketoacyl-ACP synthase I, whose amino-acid sequence is MKRVVITGMGVVSSIGNNKQEVTESLKAGRSGITHSAQFEEMQLRSKVWGDIKMNPADHIDRKAFRFMGDAAAYAYIAMQEAIADANLTEEQYSNFRVGLIAGTGGASSKNQVQAADTLREKGVKRVGPYIVPRIMSSTASACLATPFKIKGMSYSISSACATSAHCIGHAVELIQMGKQDMVFAGGAEEVDWTLTMGFDAMGALSTKYNDTPEKASRTYDADRDGFVISGGGGIVVVEELEHALARGAKIYAEIIGYGATSDGYDMVAPSGEGAVRCMQMALADVDTPVDYINTHGTSTPVGDMRELEALREVFGEKMPAIASTKSLTGHALGAAGVHEAIYSMIMMEDSFIAPSINIDNLDEKAIGMPVVREMRNTELNTIMSNSFGFGGTNATLVMRKYKA
- the mnmC gene encoding FAD-dependent 5-carboxymethylaminomethyl-2-thiouridine(34) oxidoreductase MnmC translates to MNKTTLLSTSNNLHTLLICELLGDNVNQNSRYSQQVNHISTVLQTSDYDAKSNRNQRELLTLGQFGFGNGHEIILLLAALQQVNLQNDLKQVHKRVHISVFEPIAINRKQLEHQWQQQGLLNTHHPLCPFAQALLDCEIAAIEGCQRLSLLQSQVTIDLYQGWPLEQVKTIATPNKQRITHWFALPHTSLETHSDHYFNQQLLWQCGRISTDNATFFASTSHDDVALSINEQLSGCGFLTATSSQENDDIAIAERQALRHQTRQQFAYNPMPPLPSSDGSPVAIIGGGIASASLALSLAERGKDVVIYCKDDTLGQGASGNKQGAIYPLLTPENGPLSQFFQQAFLYSRRRIQALADNGFNISHDWCGVLHTGFDQRSQTRLDKIIDGQAWPTEIAFKVNPSQATQLAKVDIDKSGFYYPLGGWACPFEFAQASIIKAQSLAKVHVIYNSDISSLESHPSGWQLLSGENNTLIARHDQVVIASGAELTRYKQTKQLQITGFRGQVSHVPPQGELAQLTTVICANGYLTPQHNQLHCVGASYVKDPKHLDFCPLEQHENSLKMQQSFPNSNWPNDIDVSNNDARVGVRMVSRDHFPVMGCVPDVEALFTRYAVQQQSKDKPSLWQRYWQTTPAPIYDGLYVLGGLGSRGLSSGPLVAECLAANLCGELSPLSLELQALLSPNRMWLRKLLKGKALM